In one Natronosalvus amylolyticus genomic region, the following are encoded:
- a CDS encoding glycosyltransferase has translation MVEQVAAFTDTYLPTVNGVTYTVRSWRERFRRLGGRMPVVFPASSYDPGPAEHPVGSVPFPFYDGFRLGGPRVPRALSNGDDIEVVHAHTPFALGLAASRFARSHSLPLVATYHTPAAAYAEYLAPHERVANGIRRLATGYERWFYERADLVVAPSSTARRHLRERVGVSTPIRVVSNGVDLERFHPREVTDFRARHGLEEDRPLIGYTGRHGQEKRLEELIDAVARLTETRRSNGLAEPLLVLGGDGPAREALEQRARDHGLEARFLGFLERADLPSLYAVLDVFAHPSPVETQGIVALEAIASGTPVVAAAAGALNETVDAGVTGLHYDPGDTGSFGRALQTALEGRSTLEAGCLDVRPTLGVERSVEQVRRLYASLVESGTLG, from the coding sequence ATGGTCGAGCAGGTCGCCGCGTTCACCGATACCTATCTTCCGACGGTCAACGGCGTGACCTACACCGTCCGGAGTTGGCGTGAACGCTTTCGGCGGCTCGGTGGCAGGATGCCCGTCGTGTTTCCGGCCAGTTCCTACGATCCCGGCCCGGCCGAACATCCCGTCGGAAGCGTTCCGTTTCCGTTCTACGACGGCTTTCGACTCGGCGGGCCACGCGTTCCGCGAGCGCTCTCGAACGGCGACGATATCGAGGTCGTTCACGCCCACACACCGTTCGCGCTCGGCCTCGCCGCCAGCCGGTTCGCGAGGAGCCACTCACTGCCGCTGGTCGCAACTTATCACACCCCAGCGGCCGCCTACGCCGAGTATCTCGCCCCACACGAACGCGTGGCCAACGGAATCAGGCGACTCGCCACCGGATACGAACGCTGGTTTTACGAGCGAGCCGATCTGGTCGTGGCCCCCTCGAGCACGGCTCGGCGCCACCTCCGCGAACGGGTCGGCGTCTCAACGCCGATTCGAGTCGTCTCCAACGGCGTCGATCTCGAGCGGTTTCACCCGCGAGAGGTGACCGACTTTCGAGCTCGACACGGTCTCGAGGAGGACCGTCCACTAATCGGCTACACCGGCCGTCACGGCCAGGAGAAGCGACTCGAGGAACTGATCGACGCCGTTGCGAGGCTCACCGAAACTCGCCGATCGAACGGGCTCGCCGAGCCGTTGCTCGTTCTCGGTGGCGATGGACCGGCCCGGGAGGCGCTCGAGCAACGGGCTCGCGACCACGGGCTCGAAGCGCGCTTTCTCGGCTTTCTCGAGCGTGCCGATCTTCCGTCGCTGTACGCGGTCCTCGACGTATTCGCCCATCCGAGCCCGGTCGAAACCCAGGGGATAGTCGCCCTCGAGGCGATTGCATCGGGGACGCCCGTCGTCGCTGCTGCTGCCGGCGCACTCAACGAAACCGTCGACGCTGGTGTCACGGGCCTTCACTACGACCCCGGAGACACCGGGTCGTTTGGCCGGGCTTTGCAGACTGCACTCGAGGGACGGTCGACGCTCGAGGCCGGTTGTCTCGACGTTCGGCCGACACTCGGTGTCGAGCGGTCGGTCGAACAGGTCCGCAGGCTGTACGCGTCGCTGGTCGAGTCGGGTACTCTCGGGTAA
- a CDS encoding DUF2797 domain-containing protein, translating to MQIVGYEPKRSPPDSDEHAIVFCSDSSRVRRGDDGDSGHGPLSEITTIALEPGTTLEYTLENRHCAGVFDGDRHHPCDREAAPHCPYHTSTWVCARCTGTCLKDEMDCFETHVVYLAGFAPDTFKVGVTREWRLETRLREQGADVAAHVHTVADGRIARELEATIADEQGLVDRVRTPAKVSSLAERIDGAAWNALLERDAFDVIERFTFEYGIDLERQPIAETHLSGTVVGTKGRLLVLERQGTTYAVDLRDLVGYELERGTGDDAGDLQSSLGSFG from the coding sequence GTGCAAATCGTCGGCTACGAACCGAAGCGCTCTCCCCCCGATTCGGACGAGCACGCGATCGTGTTCTGTAGCGATTCGAGCCGTGTTAGGAGGGGTGACGATGGTGATTCCGGTCACGGGCCCCTGTCCGAAATCACGACTATCGCGCTCGAGCCAGGCACCACGCTCGAGTATACCCTCGAGAACCGACACTGTGCCGGCGTCTTCGACGGGGACCGACACCACCCATGTGACCGGGAGGCGGCCCCACACTGTCCATACCACACAAGCACGTGGGTCTGTGCGCGCTGTACGGGCACTTGCCTGAAAGACGAGATGGACTGTTTCGAAACCCACGTCGTCTACCTCGCTGGCTTCGCCCCGGACACCTTCAAAGTCGGCGTCACCCGCGAGTGGCGACTCGAGACTCGTCTTCGCGAACAAGGAGCCGACGTCGCTGCGCACGTTCATACGGTGGCCGACGGCCGCATCGCCCGAGAACTCGAGGCCACGATTGCCGACGAACAGGGGCTCGTCGACCGCGTCCGCACACCCGCGAAGGTTTCGAGTCTCGCCGAGAGAATCGACGGTGCCGCGTGGAACGCGCTGCTCGAGCGCGACGCCTTCGACGTCATCGAGCGCTTCACGTTCGAGTACGGAATCGACCTCGAACGCCAGCCGATCGCGGAGACACACCTGTCGGGGACGGTCGTCGGCACGAAAGGCCGACTTCTCGTTCTCGAGCGCCAGGGGACGACGTACGCCGTCGACCTCCGCGACCTGGTCGGCTACGAACTCGAGCGCGGGACGGGCGACGACGCTGGCGACCTGCAGTCGTCGCTGGGTTCGTTCGGTTGA
- a CDS encoding BsuPI-related putative proteinase inhibitor, whose product MTLEGTLDVTVSDGTPSFALTVENTGTEPVTFQFMTGCSADFAVEADGAEVWRLTENRMFTQVISSESLEPGQQRTYEATGDSLEPGEYTAVGELAANDHDCTARTDFSV is encoded by the coding sequence ATGACACTCGAGGGGACGCTCGACGTGACAGTTTCTGACGGGACGCCGTCGTTCGCACTCACGGTCGAAAACACGGGCACAGAGCCGGTAACGTTCCAGTTTATGACCGGATGCTCGGCAGATTTCGCCGTCGAAGCCGATGGCGCAGAGGTGTGGCGACTGACCGAGAACCGGATGTTCACCCAGGTGATCTCCTCTGAATCGCTCGAGCCAGGTCAACAGCGGACCTACGAGGCGACCGGAGACTCGCTCGAGCCGGGGGAGTACACGGCTGTAGGCGAACTCGCTGCGAACGATCACGACTGTACGGCGCGAACCGACTTTTCGGTCTGA
- the acs gene encoding acetate--CoA ligase, translating to MDRETVDEATGVTRQSPPSSFLEGANVTDGSIRETFASEWPECWDRAGASLDWMEPYSSVLDERNPPFYRWFPDGTLNASYNCLDRHLESGRKNHAAIRWEGKDGERRTYTYRELFVEVNECAAALRALGVGEDDVVTIYLPMIPELPIAMLACARLGAPHSVVFAGLSAAALATRMEAADSEYLITCDGYYRRGDAFNQKSKADNARFSIETDVTTVVVDRLGEALPHVLGDGEHDYGDLLEAHSRETVEPVPRDAEDMLFLMYTSGTTGEPKGVVHSTGGYLAYAAWTSQAVLDIKPDDTYWCAADIGWITGHSYIVYGPLALGTTTVMYEGTPDYPDRDRLWEIVERMAVDVFYTAPTAVRAFMKWGTEYPDAYDRSSLRLLGTVGEPINPRAWQWYRDHIGDGECPIVDTWWQTETGGITISTLPGVDDMKPGAAGPPLPGIEVELLGGDGSSVDVGEPGYLTLTKPWPGMAKTLYDGDDRFFEEYWSQFSDPEADDWRYASGDAARMDDDGYLTILGRVDDVINVAGRRFSTMEIESAIVGVDGVAEAAVVGGPDGAAVYAYVSTEGHTEPDDAIESRVIDAVETAIGPIARPERIVFTPELPKTRSGKIMRRLLEDVTNGESLGDTSALRNPEIVGEIQSAIGTRD from the coding sequence ATGGACCGAGAGACTGTCGACGAGGCGACAGGCGTCACGCGACAGTCACCGCCGTCGTCGTTCCTCGAGGGAGCCAACGTCACCGACGGGTCGATCAGGGAGACGTTTGCGAGCGAGTGGCCCGAGTGCTGGGACCGAGCGGGCGCGTCCCTCGACTGGATGGAACCCTACTCGAGCGTCCTCGACGAGCGAAACCCGCCGTTTTATCGCTGGTTTCCGGATGGGACGCTCAACGCCTCTTATAACTGTCTGGATCGCCACCTCGAGTCGGGGCGAAAGAATCACGCGGCGATCAGGTGGGAGGGAAAAGACGGCGAACGTCGTACCTACACCTATCGGGAACTGTTCGTCGAGGTAAACGAGTGTGCGGCCGCCCTGCGAGCGCTGGGTGTGGGCGAAGACGACGTGGTGACGATTTACTTGCCGATGATCCCCGAACTGCCGATCGCGATGCTCGCGTGTGCCCGGCTTGGCGCACCGCATTCGGTCGTGTTTGCGGGCCTGTCTGCTGCCGCGCTCGCTACGCGGATGGAGGCTGCAGACAGCGAGTACCTGATTACCTGTGATGGGTACTACCGTCGTGGCGATGCGTTCAACCAGAAGAGCAAAGCGGACAATGCCCGGTTCTCGATCGAGACCGACGTGACGACCGTCGTGGTCGACCGACTCGGCGAGGCGCTCCCGCACGTCCTCGGGGACGGCGAACACGATTACGGCGATCTGCTCGAGGCCCACTCGAGGGAAACGGTCGAGCCGGTTCCTCGAGACGCCGAGGACATGCTGTTTTTGATGTACACGTCGGGGACGACGGGCGAACCCAAAGGAGTCGTCCACTCGACGGGTGGCTATCTCGCCTACGCCGCCTGGACGAGCCAGGCCGTACTCGATATCAAACCGGATGACACCTACTGGTGTGCGGCCGATATCGGCTGGATTACGGGCCACAGCTACATCGTCTACGGGCCGCTCGCACTCGGGACGACCACGGTGATGTACGAGGGGACGCCCGATTATCCCGACCGTGACCGCCTCTGGGAGATCGTCGAACGGATGGCCGTCGACGTCTTTTATACCGCACCGACGGCTGTTCGGGCGTTCATGAAGTGGGGAACGGAGTATCCGGACGCTTACGATCGCTCGAGTCTACGCTTGCTCGGGACGGTGGGCGAGCCGATCAACCCGCGTGCCTGGCAGTGGTACCGTGATCACATCGGCGATGGCGAGTGCCCCATCGTCGACACCTGGTGGCAGACCGAAACCGGCGGGATCACCATCTCGACACTGCCGGGGGTCGACGACATGAAACCCGGCGCGGCCGGTCCACCACTCCCCGGTATCGAGGTCGAGCTACTCGGCGGGGACGGCTCGTCGGTCGACGTCGGCGAACCCGGCTATCTCACCCTCACGAAACCCTGGCCCGGCATGGCCAAGACGCTGTATGACGGCGACGACCGTTTTTTCGAGGAGTACTGGAGCCAGTTTTCCGATCCCGAGGCGGACGACTGGCGCTACGCGAGCGGTGACGCCGCTCGGATGGACGACGACGGCTATCTGACGATTCTGGGCCGGGTCGACGACGTGATCAACGTCGCGGGCCGGCGATTCAGCACGATGGAAATCGAGAGCGCTATCGTCGGCGTCGATGGCGTCGCCGAGGCGGCGGTCGTCGGCGGGCCCGACGGTGCAGCGGTGTACGCTTACGTGAGCACCGAGGGGCACACCGAACCGGACGACGCTATCGAGTCCCGCGTTATCGACGCCGTGGAGACGGCTATCGGCCCGATCGCTCGTCCGGAACGGATCGTGTTCACGCCCGAACTGCCGAAGACCCGGTCGGGAAAGATCATGCGCCGACTGCTCGAGGACGTGACCAACGGCGAATCGTTGGGTGACACGAGCGCGTTGCGGAACCCGGAAATCGTCGGGGAGATACAGTCGGCCATCGGGACTCGAGACTGA
- a CDS encoding bacterio-opsin activator domain-containing protein, translated as MNGHDSSEGPLDSTGYDAILDGADTFREALVVRLCGEVGLRPAEIAALTPDCLRLLQEEPPRYGLDVRMVDHGGPSASREVDRTAYVPVDLERSLRRYATSNDIGGDSRLFPVTPRRLQMLVSEVTTRASEKYDNPSLETVSSSELRRYFARQALVEHEINPRVVKAVGGWHSFEALEPYLEPPTADRIVGAFAPLEPASQGAAVGGNRTPQTPDDETGGGGTADSAFDPRECHQSLTTALLEAPTHEGIETAVCDVLTDFAYELAWIDRSTISGDSREQRTVSGEPEELIEAAGVRVDGPGSDIEAPSLESNVRIERDSVADSTLEGGIATIPILYGDSVYGVLGVGTERPNAFGEDERAWLETVARQVGHAIAAVRRRNLLFSDTVVELEFHSRDSRSFFVDTSRALECRFALDSLVPVEEGTHLYYMRVTGTTPDAVFDRVANTERIQDCRVIDTYEDGSRLEFVVSGASPTLTLMEYGVTILESVTEAGSTTITAECASDTDIRTIVGGLRRSFPDSELVSKRTLERSVQTAQAFHTGLEERLTDRQEASLRAAYFGGYYDWPRESTAEEIADAMGVSSPTLHNHLRKGQHELLRTFFDADTVEEPSRRSSR; from the coding sequence ATGAACGGCCACGACTCGAGTGAGGGTCCGCTCGATTCGACGGGATACGACGCGATTCTCGACGGGGCAGACACTTTTCGAGAGGCACTGGTCGTTCGCCTGTGCGGCGAAGTCGGCTTGCGCCCGGCAGAAATCGCAGCCCTGACGCCCGATTGTCTGCGGCTTCTGCAGGAGGAACCGCCACGGTATGGGCTGGACGTCCGGATGGTCGACCACGGCGGACCGTCGGCTTCACGAGAGGTGGACCGAACGGCCTACGTCCCGGTTGACCTCGAACGATCGCTACGACGGTACGCGACCAGCAACGATATCGGCGGAGATTCGCGCCTGTTTCCAGTGACGCCACGACGCCTCCAGATGCTGGTCTCCGAGGTGACCACTCGTGCAAGCGAGAAATACGATAATCCGTCGCTCGAGACCGTCTCCTCGAGTGAATTACGCCGGTATTTCGCCCGACAGGCGCTGGTGGAACACGAGATCAACCCGCGAGTGGTCAAAGCCGTTGGCGGGTGGCACAGTTTCGAGGCGCTCGAGCCGTACCTCGAGCCGCCGACAGCCGACCGAATCGTCGGCGCGTTCGCCCCTCTCGAGCCTGCGAGCCAGGGGGCTGCTGTCGGCGGGAATCGAACCCCCCAAACTCCCGATGACGAAACTGGGGGTGGCGGTACCGCCGATTCGGCGTTCGACCCACGCGAGTGCCACCAGTCGCTGACGACAGCGCTTCTGGAGGCACCGACCCACGAAGGTATCGAGACCGCTGTCTGTGACGTCCTCACCGACTTTGCCTACGAACTCGCGTGGATAGATCGGTCGACCATTTCGGGTGACAGTCGAGAGCAGCGGACCGTTAGCGGCGAACCCGAGGAACTGATCGAGGCAGCAGGGGTACGAGTCGACGGTCCTGGCTCCGATATCGAGGCCCCTTCTCTCGAGTCGAACGTGAGGATAGAGCGCGATAGCGTCGCGGACTCGACGCTCGAGGGCGGGATCGCCACGATACCGATTCTCTACGGCGATTCCGTCTACGGCGTTCTCGGCGTCGGAACCGAGCGGCCGAACGCGTTTGGGGAAGACGAACGTGCCTGGCTCGAAACCGTCGCTCGTCAGGTCGGGCACGCTATCGCGGCCGTCCGTCGCCGGAACCTCCTCTTTTCGGATACCGTCGTCGAACTCGAGTTCCACTCGCGAGACAGCCGGTCGTTTTTCGTCGACACCTCGCGAGCGCTCGAGTGTCGCTTCGCGCTCGATTCACTGGTGCCGGTCGAAGAGGGAACACACCTCTATTACATGCGCGTTACGGGCACCACGCCCGACGCCGTGTTCGATCGGGTTGCCAACACCGAGCGGATCCAGGATTGCCGGGTTATCGACACCTACGAAGATGGCAGCCGCCTCGAGTTCGTCGTCTCCGGGGCGTCACCGACTCTGACACTGATGGAGTACGGTGTGACGATTCTCGAGTCGGTGACCGAAGCCGGGTCCACGACGATCACCGCCGAGTGTGCGAGCGACACGGATATTCGGACCATCGTGGGCGGCCTTCGCCGATCCTTCCCTGACTCGGAACTGGTCAGCAAACGAACGCTCGAGCGGTCGGTACAGACTGCACAGGCGTTCCACACGGGCCTCGAGGAGCGATTGACGGACCGTCAGGAGGCCTCGCTTCGGGCGGCGTACTTCGGCGGGTACTACGACTGGCCGCGGGAGAGTACGGCCGAAGAAATCGCCGACGCGATGGGTGTCTCCTCCCCGACGCTACACAACCATCTCCGGAAGGGACAACACGAACTCCTACGGACGTTTTTTGACGCCGACACGGTCGAAGAGCCCTCGAGGCGCAGTTCTCGGTGA
- the acs gene encoding acetate--CoA ligase → MSQEEPALEARLADGESYEPPQSFVEQANVSDPAIYDEFEEHWPECWERAADLVSWSEEYDTVLEEDDAPFYRWFTGGELNASYNCLDRHVEEGRKNQAAIKWEGELGETRTYTYGDLLNEVEAFAAGLRELGVEEDDVVTLYMPMIPELPIAMLACARLGAPHSVVFGGFSADALATRMNAADSEYLVTCDGYYRRGDALDHLSKTNDGLADVEHGVDTVVVDRLGDERSHNLTESQHDYGELVAAHEGASVEPVARDAEDMLFLMYTSGTTGQPKGVKHTTGGYLSYAAWTSHAVLDIKPEDTYWCAADIGWITGHSYIVYGPLTLGTTTMMYEGTPDYPEKDRLWELIEKNRVDIFYTAPTAIRAFMKWGKQYPESHDLSSLRLLGTVGEPINPRAWQWYYDTIGGGECPVVDTWWQTETGGMMITTLPGIGEMKPGAAGPPLPGVDARIVDAAGNDVDPGNAGYLTVQKPWPGMLRTLYNNDDRFLNEYWREYSDENADEWVYFPEDGAKVDEDGYITILGRVDDVINVSGHRLGTMEIESAIVGVEGVAEAAVVGGDHEMKGKAVYAYVIPEDGYEDSDDLEARIVEGVEEGIGPIARPEAVVVTPELPKTRSGKIMRRLLEDIASGNELGNTSTLRNPEIVEEIAAQVENE, encoded by the coding sequence ATGTCACAGGAAGAACCGGCCCTCGAGGCGCGACTTGCTGACGGAGAGAGCTACGAACCACCACAGTCGTTCGTCGAGCAAGCGAACGTGTCGGACCCGGCGATTTACGACGAGTTCGAAGAGCACTGGCCCGAGTGCTGGGAACGAGCCGCCGATCTGGTCTCGTGGTCCGAAGAGTACGACACGGTCCTCGAGGAGGACGATGCACCGTTCTACCGATGGTTCACCGGCGGCGAGCTCAACGCGTCGTACAACTGTCTGGACCGCCACGTCGAGGAGGGGCGAAAGAACCAGGCGGCGATCAAGTGGGAGGGCGAACTCGGCGAGACGCGCACCTACACGTACGGCGACCTGCTGAACGAGGTCGAGGCGTTCGCCGCCGGATTGCGGGAGCTGGGCGTCGAGGAGGACGACGTCGTCACGCTGTACATGCCGATGATCCCCGAACTCCCGATCGCGATGCTGGCGTGTGCGCGTCTGGGCGCGCCGCACTCGGTCGTTTTCGGCGGCTTCTCGGCGGATGCGTTGGCGACGCGGATGAACGCGGCAGACAGCGAGTATCTGGTCACCTGTGACGGCTACTACCGCCGTGGCGACGCGCTCGATCACCTCTCGAAGACCAACGACGGTCTCGCCGACGTCGAACACGGCGTCGACACCGTCGTCGTCGACCGACTGGGGGACGAACGCTCTCACAATTTGACCGAAAGCCAGCACGATTACGGCGAACTCGTGGCCGCCCACGAGGGCGCATCGGTCGAGCCGGTCGCTCGAGACGCCGAAGACATGCTGTTTTTGATGTACACGTCGGGGACGACGGGGCAGCCGAAGGGCGTCAAGCACACGACGGGGGGCTACCTCTCGTACGCGGCGTGGACGAGCCACGCGGTCTTGGACATCAAACCGGAGGACACCTACTGGTGTGCGGCCGACATCGGCTGGATTACGGGCCACAGCTACATCGTCTACGGGCCGCTGACGCTCGGGACGACGACGATGATGTACGAGGGGACGCCCGACTACCCGGAGAAAGATCGCCTGTGGGAACTCATCGAGAAAAACCGCGTCGACATCTTCTACACCGCACCGACGGCCATCCGCGCGTTCATGAAATGGGGCAAACAGTACCCCGAAAGCCACGACCTCTCGAGTCTTCGCCTGCTCGGCACCGTAGGCGAGCCGATCAACCCCCGCGCGTGGCAGTGGTACTACGACACCATCGGTGGCGGCGAGTGCCCGGTCGTCGACACCTGGTGGCAGACCGAAACCGGCGGCATGATGATCACCACGCTCCCCGGCATCGGGGAGATGAAACCCGGCGCGGCCGGACCGCCACTGCCGGGTGTCGACGCGAGGATCGTCGACGCTGCTGGCAACGACGTCGATCCCGGAAACGCGGGCTACCTGACCGTCCAGAAACCCTGGCCAGGCATGCTCCGCACGCTATACAACAACGATGACCGCTTCCTCAACGAGTACTGGCGCGAGTACTCCGACGAAAACGCCGACGAGTGGGTCTACTTCCCCGAAGACGGTGCGAAAGTCGACGAGGACGGCTACATCACCATCCTCGGACGCGTCGACGACGTGATCAACGTCTCCGGCCACCGTCTCGGGACGATGGAGATCGAAAGCGCCATCGTCGGCGTCGAAGGGGTCGCCGAAGCCGCCGTCGTCGGCGGCGACCACGAGATGAAAGGCAAAGCCGTCTACGCCTACGTCATCCCGGAAGACGGCTACGAAGACAGCGACGATCTCGAGGCCAGAATCGTCGAGGGCGTCGAAGAGGGTATTGGGCCGATCGCTCGCCCCGAAGCGGTCGTCGTCACTCCCGAACTACCCAAAACCCGCTCGGGAAAAATCATGCGTCGACTGCTCGAGGACATCGCTTCCGGCAACGAACTGGGCAACACCTCGACGCTCCGGAACCCCGAAATCGTCGAGGAAATCGCCGCACAGGTAGAAAACGAGTGA
- a CDS encoding DUF4212 domain-containing protein, with product MTENNSHETTDDGANALETDGGVSTDAYLDNEINIFKPATPFMRDHLLVIWAAFFAWILVVFGPVTGALLAPEIFVETTVLGGFPLHFFLAAIVTPLGALVLSVAYAIQRDRLDTKYGIEHETETAEDAGTVAADGGDQ from the coding sequence ATGACAGAGAATAACAGCCACGAAACGACGGACGACGGTGCGAACGCCCTCGAGACGGATGGGGGTGTCAGCACTGACGCCTATCTCGACAACGAGATCAATATCTTCAAACCGGCGACACCGTTCATGCGGGACCACCTACTGGTCATCTGGGCTGCGTTTTTCGCCTGGATACTCGTCGTATTCGGCCCCGTTACGGGTGCGCTCCTCGCGCCCGAGATATTCGTCGAAACGACGGTTCTCGGCGGTTTCCCACTGCACTTCTTCCTGGCGGCCATCGTCACCCCACTGGGAGCGCTGGTCCTGTCGGTCGCGTATGCGATCCAGCGTGACCGACTCGATACGAAATACGGCATCGAACACGAGACGGAGACGGCGGAGGACGCGGGAACCGTCGCGGCTGACGGAGGTGACCAATGA
- a CDS encoding solute symporter family protein, whose translation MIGGFAGLLEPTLLQLPFDPVTLETALDVGEFKLIPALTVALMLALFLGVGYFFRVAAVDELWVAGRSIGSIENGMAIGANWMSAASYLGVAALVATAGYFGLAYVVGWTTGYFILLIFMAAQFRRFGKYTAPDFVGDRFYSDWARGIAAFTTLAIAFTYAIGQASGMGLMAQYIFGISYEAGVILLMGVTIGYVALSGMLGTTKNMAIQYVILIIAFTLGLYATGWSQGWSTVLPYLEFGPEVAEAASIEAQFIEPFANAGYYAWVALAFSLIVGTCGLPHVLVRFYTVDNERTARWSTVWGLFFICLLYWGTATYAAWGGLLYNREVTGGGGFAGEGGMSGEEADALVVLTTQLADLPTWLVGLVAAGAVAAALATTAGLFISASSAAAHDIYTNLYKEDATQREQLIVGRSTILGIGILVTLIGLNPPALIGELVAMSFAIAGTVFFPVFFLGLWWENTTREGALAGMVTGIALSFGAILNDTAIPMYTGVEDAVIPALATWLPGTSSALVGVPVVFVVIIVVSVFTANPPQDVKRLVRQCHSPEPMRRMESAEDAASTTQADD comes from the coding sequence ATGATCGGTGGGTTCGCCGGCTTGCTCGAGCCAACCCTCCTGCAGTTGCCGTTCGATCCAGTGACGCTCGAGACGGCGCTCGACGTCGGTGAGTTCAAGCTCATTCCGGCGTTGACGGTCGCGCTCATGCTGGCGCTGTTCCTCGGCGTCGGCTACTTCTTCCGGGTGGCCGCAGTCGACGAGCTGTGGGTCGCCGGCCGCTCGATTGGCAGCATCGAGAACGGGATGGCTATCGGCGCGAACTGGATGAGTGCTGCCTCGTATCTGGGTGTTGCCGCACTGGTCGCGACGGCCGGCTACTTCGGCCTGGCGTACGTCGTCGGCTGGACGACGGGCTATTTCATCCTGCTCATCTTCATGGCCGCGCAGTTCCGTCGGTTTGGCAAGTATACCGCACCCGACTTCGTCGGCGACCGGTTTTACTCCGACTGGGCCCGCGGCATCGCCGCGTTCACGACGCTCGCCATCGCGTTCACCTACGCCATCGGGCAGGCCAGCGGGATGGGGCTGATGGCCCAGTACATCTTCGGTATCTCGTACGAAGCCGGGGTCATCCTGTTGATGGGCGTTACCATCGGCTACGTCGCCCTCTCGGGCATGCTCGGGACGACGAAGAACATGGCCATCCAGTACGTCATCCTGATCATCGCGTTCACGCTCGGACTGTACGCGACGGGCTGGAGTCAGGGCTGGTCGACGGTGTTGCCCTACCTCGAGTTCGGCCCCGAAGTAGCCGAAGCGGCGAGCATCGAGGCACAGTTCATCGAACCGTTCGCCAACGCGGGCTACTACGCCTGGGTCGCCCTTGCGTTCAGCCTGATCGTCGGCACCTGCGGGCTGCCACACGTGCTCGTTCGATTCTACACGGTGGACAACGAACGAACCGCTCGCTGGTCGACGGTCTGGGGACTGTTTTTCATCTGCCTGCTCTACTGGGGCACGGCGACGTACGCTGCCTGGGGCGGCCTGCTATACAACCGCGAGGTGACCGGTGGAGGTGGTTTCGCCGGCGAAGGTGGCATGTCGGGTGAGGAAGCCGACGCACTGGTCGTGTTGACGACACAGTTGGCCGACCTGCCGACCTGGCTCGTGGGCCTCGTCGCCGCTGGCGCAGTCGCGGCAGCGCTGGCAACGACGGCAGGGCTGTTCATCTCGGCGTCCTCCGCGGCCGCACACGACATCTACACGAACCTCTACAAAGAAGACGCCACCCAGCGCGAACAGCTGATCGTCGGCCGGTCGACGATTCTCGGTATCGGCATCCTGGTGACCCTGATCGGGCTCAATCCCCCGGCACTCATCGGCGAACTCGTCGCGATGTCCTTTGCTATCGCCGGCACCGTCTTCTTCCCCGTCTTCTTCCTCGGACTCTGGTGGGAGAACACGACTCGAGAGGGTGCACTCGCCGGGATGGTCACCGGGATCGCCCTCTCCTTTGGCGCGATCCTCAACGATACCGCCATCCCGATGTACACGGGGGTCGAAGACGCCGTTATCCCGGCACTGGCAACGTGGCTCCCCGGGACATCCTCGGCACTCGTCGGGGTTCCGGTCGTGTTTGTGGTTATCATCGTCGTCTCGGTGTTCACCGCAAACCCGCCACAGGACGTCAAACGCCTCGTTCGACAGTGTCACAGCCCAGAACCGATGCGTCGAATGGAATCCGCGGAAGACGCCGCGAGCACCACCCAAGCAGATGACTGA
- a CDS encoding universal stress protein yields the protein MYDTILIPTDGSQVAQHAVEHAIDIATKYDANVHTLYVVDTGAMDVGLGTEQVDRLRQGQFGSMPEVRERAESATNAVVEAARASGYDLEVTEAITAGQPHRQIASYADEHDVDLIVMGSAGRGGIKRALLGSVAERTLRTTHLPVLVVDVHEQ from the coding sequence ATGTACGATACCATCCTCATTCCCACTGACGGCAGCCAGGTTGCACAACACGCGGTCGAACACGCTATCGACATCGCCACGAAGTACGACGCCAACGTCCACACCCTGTACGTCGTCGATACCGGTGCGATGGACGTCGGCCTCGGGACCGAACAGGTCGACCGTCTCAGACAGGGTCAGTTCGGTTCGATGCCAGAAGTGCGCGAACGAGCCGAATCCGCCACGAACGCCGTCGTCGAAGCCGCTCGAGCGAGCGGCTACGACCTCGAGGTCACCGAGGCGATCACCGCAGGGCAACCGCACCGCCAGATCGCGAGCTACGCTGACGAGCACGATGTCGACCTCATCGTGATGGGCTCTGCCGGTCGTGGTGGGATCAAACGGGCGCTGCTGGGGAGCGTCGCCGAACGGACGCTTCGAACAACCCATCTGCCGGTTCTCGTCGTCGACGTGCACGAACAATAA